A single region of the Triticum dicoccoides isolate Atlit2015 ecotype Zavitan chromosome 2B, WEW_v2.0, whole genome shotgun sequence genome encodes:
- the LOC119366168 gene encoding UBP1-associated protein 2B-like: MAPKKRKADPAAAAAADPAAHHEKPEQKPRVGTIYYPITDDPPEPAADAAAAAALVEEDLAYDYEEEDVTKLLEPLSREQLVALLRAAAEASPATMAAVRRAAESDPASRKLFVHGLGWGAGVEDLRSAFSRFGELEDCRVITDKQSGKSKGYGFVLYQSRTSALRALRRPQLEIGGRLAFCHLAASGPAPPASHSQNPSSNANAGSGAANNSAPASSSSLPDNMQRKIFVGNVHADVDVNRLYEYFSQFGEIEEGPLGFDKSTGKPKGFALFVYKSVDSARRALEEPMRNFDGKMLNVQKAIDGRAKGSSGSNSSANNANATAASTQMTVPSIAAINPYDPSAYGAAAVHDMGFAQQAALLGMGAQQQAFAQPNTAMLAMMAAAMQNPAMLASLNPAFAAAALGAGGQAGIPGFGAQGFGTQGFGAAGVNFPNAAGLQGAAAYQGGPPGFQGTPGFPTSAGFQVGQAASQTGTAAAATGAAAGYQAGSAGQGQVSNTQIGGTGFQGGY, translated from the coding sequence atGGCGCCGAAGAAGCGGAaggcggatccggcggcggcggccgccgccgaccccgccgcccaccACGAGAAGCCCGAGCAGAAGCCCCGCGTCGGGACCATCTACTACCCCATCACCGACGACCCCCCGGAGCCGGccgcggacgccgccgccgccgccgccctggtgGAGGAGGACCTCGCCTACGACTACGAGGAGGAGGACGTCACCAAGCTGCTCGAGCCGCTCTCCCGGGAGCAGCTCGTCGCGCTGCTCCGCGCGGCCGCCGAGGCCAGCCCCGCCACCATGGCGGCCGTGCGCCGCGCGGCCGAGTCCGACCCCGCCAGCAGGAAGCTCTTCGTGCACGGCCTCGGCTGGGGCGCCGGGGTCGAGGACCTCCGCTCCGCCTTCTCCCGCTTCGGCGAGCTCGAGGACTGCCGCGTCATCACGGACAAGCAGTCCGGCAAGTCCAAGGGCTACGGCTTCGTCCTCTACCAGTCCCGCACCTCGGCGCTccgcgccctccgccgcccccAGCTCGAAATCGGCGGCCGCCTCGCCTTCTGCCACCTCGCCGCCTCGGGCCCCGCTCCCCCGGCCTCCCACTCCCAGAACCCTAGCTCCAACGCCAACGCCGGCTCGGGTGCCGCCAACAACAGCGCCCCCGCTTCCTCCTCCTCGCTGCCTGACAACATGCAGCGCAAGATCTTTGTTGGCAACGTGCACGCTGATGTTGATGTAAATCGCCTCTATGAGTACTTCTCGCAGTTTGGTGAGATTGAAGAGGGGCCGCTGGGCTTTGACAAGAGCACCGGCAAGCCGAAGGGGTTTGCGCTGTTTGTTTACAAGTCTGTGGACAGTGCTCGCCGCGCCCTGGAGGAGCCTATGAGGAATTTTGATGGCAAGATGCTCAATGTGCAGAAGGCCATAGATGGGAGGGCAAAGGGCTCATCCGGGTCGAACTCCAGTGCTAACAATGCCAATGCCACCGCTGCTTCTACACAAATGACTGTGCCCTCTATTGCCGCCATTAATCCATATGATCCATCAGCATATGGTGCCGCTGCTGTTCATGACATGGGGTTCGCCCAGCAAGCTGCCTTGCTGGGGATGGGTGCACAGCAGCAAGCGTTTGCGCAGCCCAACACTGCAATGCTGGCCATGATGGCAGCTGCGATGCAGAACCCAGCCATGCTTGCATCGCTAAATCCAGCTTTTGCTGCTGCTGCATTGGGCGCCGGGGGGCAAGCTGGCATTCCTGGTTTTGGAGCTCAGGGCTTTGGGACACAAGGGTTTGGGGCTGCTGGTGTCAATTTTCCAAATGCAGCAGGTCTTCAGGGAGCTGCAGCATATCAAGGAGGGCCTCCTGGTTTTCAGGGGACACCTGGGTTCCCCACTTCTGCTGGGTTTCAGGTCGGCCAAGCAGCTTCCCAAACGGGCACTGCTGCAGCGGCCACTGGTGCTGCTGCTGGTTATCAGGCTGGATCTGCTGGGCAGGGCCAAGTGTCCAACACCCAGATTGGTGGCACTGGTTTTCAGGGTGGCTATTGA
- the LOC119366169 gene encoding protein bfr2-like isoform X1 — translation MDTAMHPAGADDGGLADPLTGNAGTGTEGIICGMPDFKMGGKRGDESAPTDAGDEDGEDDDGDEDGDFAEGEEEISEGEEYDNPKASDAKKKQIGEGEENGEDDEEEQEEQEGGGGDDDDDDDDNDDDNEDDDDDDDDVAAEDDGDGVEEEDDDDDEEEDDEDSLQPPKKRKK, via the exons ATGGACACCGCCATGCACCCCGCCGGCGCCGACGACGGCGGCCTCGCCGACCCGCTCACCGGCAACGCGGGCACAGGCACCGAG GGCATTATTTGTGGTATGCCAGACTTCAAGATGGGTGGAAAGAGGGGCGATGAATCTGCCCCTACTGATGCTGGTGATGAAGACGGCGAAGATGATGACGGGGATGAGGATGGTGACTTCGCGGAGGGCGAAGAGGAAATCTCGGAAGGAGAGGAGTATGACAACCCCAAGGCCAGTGACGCCAAGAAGAAACAAATAGGCGAGGGTGAGGAGAATGGCGAGGATGATGAGGAAGAACAAGAGGAGCAGGAGGGTGGAGgaggtgacgacgatgatgatgacgacgacaacgacgatgacaatgaggacgacgacgatgatgacgatgatgtcGCTGCTGAAGACGATGGAGATGGAGTAGAAgaggaggatgatgacgatgatgaggaggaggacgatgaggaCTCGCTCCAGCCcccgaagaagaggaagaagtga
- the LOC119366169 gene encoding prothymosin alpha-B-like isoform X2, producing the protein MVQRRVAYKGIICGMPDFKMGGKRGDESAPTDAGDEDGEDDDGDEDGDFAEGEEEISEGEEYDNPKASDAKKKQIGEGEENGEDDEEEQEEQEGGGGDDDDDDDDNDDDNEDDDDDDDDVAAEDDGDGVEEEDDDDDEEEDDEDSLQPPKKRKK; encoded by the exons ATGGTCCAGAGGAGAGTAGCATACAAG GGCATTATTTGTGGTATGCCAGACTTCAAGATGGGTGGAAAGAGGGGCGATGAATCTGCCCCTACTGATGCTGGTGATGAAGACGGCGAAGATGATGACGGGGATGAGGATGGTGACTTCGCGGAGGGCGAAGAGGAAATCTCGGAAGGAGAGGAGTATGACAACCCCAAGGCCAGTGACGCCAAGAAGAAACAAATAGGCGAGGGTGAGGAGAATGGCGAGGATGATGAGGAAGAACAAGAGGAGCAGGAGGGTGGAGgaggtgacgacgatgatgatgacgacgacaacgacgatgacaatgaggacgacgacgatgatgacgatgatgtcGCTGCTGAAGACGATGGAGATGGAGTAGAAgaggaggatgatgacgatgatgaggaggaggacgatgaggaCTCGCTCCAGCCcccgaagaagaggaagaagtga